ACGATGGCGTGCTCGACATGGTCGATACACGCAATGCACTGGGCATCGCCCTGTCCGCCTCGCTCAACGCGCCATTTGGCGAGCGGCGGCAAGGCGTCCTGCGCATCTGAGCCACCGGTCCGACGAACCACAGGAGACAACGTGACGACATCGCTTTCCCAATTCGAACTCTCGCCGGAGCAGCGTGAGATCTATGAGCAGGCGTTCCGCTTCGCCAGGGCGGAACTGGCACCGCTGTTGCCGCGCATGGACGACGAAGACTGGTATCCCGAAACGCTGATGCCCATGCTCGGTGCCGCCGGCTATCTCGGCATCACCGCGCCGCCCGAATACGGCGGGTCGGGCATGGACCTGTTCTCGGCCGGCATGGTAGGGGAAGCCTTCGGCTACTGGAACGCGAATGCGGGCTTCATCTGGGGCCCGCATGAGAACCTCTGCCTGAACAACATCCTGCGCAACGGCACCGACGAGCAGAAGCGACGGTACCTGCCGAAACTGTGCTCCGGCGAATGGGTGGGCGCGCTGGCCCTGACCGAGCCGGGCGCCGGATCGGATGCGCTTGGCAGCATGCGTACCGCGGCCCGGCGCGACGGCGACCACTATGTGCTCAACGGCCGCAAGATGTTCATCTCGAATGGCCCGGTGGCGGACGTTGTGCTGGTGTACGCCAAGACCGAGCCGACCCTCGGTGCCAAGGGCATATCGGCGTTCATCGTCGAAAAAGGCTTCCCTGGCTTCAGCGTCGCCCAGAAGCTGAACAAGATGGGTTGGCGCGGGGCACCCACCGGCGAACTGGTGTTCGACGAGTGCCGCGTGCCTGCCCGCAACCTTGTCGGCGGCGAGAACCGTGGCGTGGCGGTGGTGATGAGCGGGCTCGACATCGAACGTGCCTTCCTGGCGCTGTCGTGCATCGGCTCTGCGCAGCGCTGCCTGGATCTGTCGCTCGAGTATGCCAGCACGAGGCAGCAGTTCGGCAAGCCGATCGAGTCGTTCCAGCTGGTGCAGGCGATGCTGGCGGACATGTTCGTCGAGCTTGAAGCCGCGCGTGCGCTGGCCTACCGGGCGCTGATGGCCTGCAATGACCTCGAGCGCGGCGGCGGCGGCCGCGGTGACATCCACAAGCTGTGCGCCGCCTCCATCCTGAAAGTCGCCGAGATGCTGCTCTCGGTCACGGACAAGGCCGTGCAGATCCACGGCGGTTCCGGCTTCATCTGGGAAACGGAGGTCAACCGCCATTATCGCAACGCCAAGCTGGCCACGATCGGCGGCGGTACCAGCGAGGTGCGGCGGCTGATCATCGCCGAGGAGCTGCTGCGCGCAACGCACTGAAGGCCGTGCATCACCGCGGCGAAGACGCGTGCCGCGCGTGCAACGACAAGACCAGGAGGAGACGAAGATGGAAAATCTGCCCGCATCGACGGAAAGCCGGCGTATCGGCCGCATTGCCCTCGGCGACGTGCTGTACCGGTCAGCCATCAGGTTCGGCGCGCGCGTGGCCGTGGTGGACGGCGACCGCCGCCTGTCCTACCGCGAGCTGGATGATCTCAGTTCGCAATTTGCCGACTATCTGCTGGAAGCCCACCCGGAGCCGGTCCAGGTAGCGACGCTGTGCGCGAACTCTGCGGACATGGTGGTAGCGATCAACGGTATCCACAAGGCCGGCCATGTCTGGGTGCCGGTCAACATCCTGCTCGACCCGGCCCAGATCGGCTACATCCTGCGTCACGCGGAGGTGTCCTGCATCGTTGCCGACGAGGCACTGAGCACGCAGCCCCAGATCGCGGAACTGCTCCATGGGCTGGACCTTCCCGTCATCCTCGTGCGCGCCGGCGCTGGAAGCACCGGCGGCAGGACGCTCGCAAACGTCACCCGCGGTCGCCCCGCTGCCCTGCCGGCGGTCGACATCGACAGCGGGCAGCCCGCGCTGATCATGTACACCAGCGGTACCACGGGCAATCCGAAGGGCGCGGTGCATTCGCACGCGTCGGTGTACAGCGCGGTGCTCGCCAATGTCTCGGCGCTCGCGTATACCGAGAAAGACGTGGTGAGCGGGATGCTGCCGCTGTTCCATTGCGGCCAGCATGTGGCGATGGCAACTGCCCTCGCTGCAGGCGCGAGCGTGGTGCTTGCACGCGGCTTCAGCGCCCAGGCGACGATCGACGCCATCGCGCGGGAACGCATCACGCTGCTGATTGGACTGCCGATGATGTACGCGGCGATACTGGACGATCCGCGGGCACCCTCGGCCGATTTCTCGTCGCTGCGCCTGTGCATGTACGCCATGGCCGCCATGCCGCGCGTCCTGGTCGACAGGATCGCCGCGGCAATGTGTTCCGACATCGTGCTCGTTACCGGCCAGACCGAGATGTACCCGGTCACCATGAGCTTCCGTCCGGTGGAACATCCACATCGCGACGCCAACTACTGGGGTACTTCAACCGTGGTGTGCGAGACCGCGCTGATGGACGACGACGGCAGGCTCCTCGGGCCGGGAGAGGTTGGCGAGATCGTCCATCGCGGACCCAACGTGATGCTTGGCTACTTCAAGGATCCCGCCGCCACCGAATCTGTCCAGAAATATGGATGGCACCATACCGGCGACCTCGGGACCTTCGATGAAGACGGACAGCTGTTATTTCTCGATCGCAAGAAGGATATGATCAAGACCGGCGGCGAGAATGTGGCCAGCATCAGGGTCGAATCCGCCATCCTCAGTCACCCGGCAATCGCCTCCGCCGCGGTGGTCGGCCTGCCGCATCCCCACTGGAGCGAGGCGATCTGCGCGTTCGTCGTGCTTAAGCCGGACTCCGAATGCAGCGAGCAGGAGCTCATCGCCCATTGCCGCCCCCATCTCGGCAAGTTCGAGACACCAAAGGCAGTGAAGTTCATCGAGGCACTTCCGCTAACTGCCACGGGAAAGGTGCAAAAACACATTCTGCGCAAGCAATACGAGAACTGTTTCGCCTCGGAGAATCCGTAGCGGGAAAGCTGGCCGGATATCGATGGATCGATGGAAGGGGATCCACAGCGGTGGATATCGACCGCAAAAGGCACAAGGGGTTACACGGAAATTCCCTGTAACCCCTTGAGTTATCTGGTGCCGGCTGCAGGACTCGAACCCGCCACCTGATGATTACAAATCAACTGCTCTACCTGATGAGCTAAGCCGGCATATTGGTACAGACCGCGATTCTACTGCATTGCGGTCGGCTTTGGGATGGCTTACTTCACCACTTTCAGTGCGGGCTTCTTGCCGCCGATGCGCGGCACCGGGGGCGGCGTGTCGTCGTCGCCCGGGCCGGTGTCGCTGGTGGTTGCCGGGGTTTCGGCTTCCACCGGGGCGAGCTTGGGCGGCGGGTTGTTTTCGCGCTCGGTGGCGGCCTGGGTTTCCGGCAGGCTGCGTTCGACCGGGAACGCCATGCCTTGCCCGTTCTCGCGGGCGTAGATGGCCAGCACGTTTTCCACCGGCACGTCGATCTTGCGCGAGACACCGCCGAAGCGTGCGCTGAAGGTGATCCACTCGTTGCCCATGTCCAGGCCGCTGGTGGCGTCGAAGCTGACGTTCAGCACGATCTCGTTGTTCTTGACGAACTCGCGCGGCACGTTGGTGTTGGCGTCGACGAAGACCGCGATGTACGGCGTGAAGCCGTTGTCCGTGCACCATTCATAGATGGCGCGGATCAGGTAGGGCTTGGTGGAGGTTTCAGGCATTGTGCTTCCAATGGCGCCGCGAGTGGCCCGAGGGCGGTTGCCGTCGGGCCGGTGCCGGTTAGCGGCGCATCACCTTTTCGGACGGGGTCAGCGCTTCGATGTACGCGGGACGGCTGAAAATGCGTTCAGCATACTTCAGCAGCGGCGCGGCGTTTTTCGACAGCTCGATGCCGTAGTGGTCCAGGCGCCACAGCAGCGGCGCGATGGCGACGTCGAGCATCGAGAACTCTTCGCCGAGCATGTACTTGTTCTTGACGAAGATCGGCGCCAGCTGCGTCAGGCGGTCGCGGATCGCGGCGCGGGCGCGTTCGTGGTTCTTTTCCGCGGCCTTGCCCTTTTCGTTCTCCAGCGTGTAGACGTGGGTGAACAGTTCCTTTTCGAAGTTGAACAGGAACAGGCGGGCGCGGGCGCGCTGCACCGGGTCGGCCGGCATCAGTTGCGGGTGCGGGAAGCGCTCGTCGATGTATTCGTTGATGATGTTCGACTCATACAGGATGAGGTCGCGCTCGACCAGGATAGGCACCTGGCCGTACGGGTTCATCACCGAAATATCTTCGGGCTTGTTGAACAGGTCGACGTCGCGGATTTCAAAATCCATGCCCTTTTCGAACAGGACAAGGCGGCAACGTTGGGAAAACGGGCAAGTCGTACCCGAATACAACACCATCATGGTTGGATTCCTTGGGCTTAGCCGGAGCTGGGTCGGACAGTAAGGTCTGCCATTCTGCCAAAGTCGGCTACCGAAAAGCAAATAAGTGGCAAATACAACACTTTTTGGGAAGGCCGTGTCGAAGCGCTACCCGTAAAAGACAAGGGGCGGCGCTGTTCAACAGCGGCCGCCCCTTGCCCGGTTGGATAAGGGCCCGAACCAGGCCCCGATACAACTTACTTCACGTCTTTCCAGTATGCCGCGTTCAGGCGCCAGGCGAACACGGTGAACACGCCCAGGAACAGCAGCACCCAGACGCCCAGGCGCTTGCGGTGGTTCTGCGCGGGCTCGGCCATCCAGTCCAGGAAGCTGACGAGGTCCGCCGTCATCTGGTCGTACTCGACCTTGCTCAGCTTGCCCGGGCTCAGTTGCTCGAAGCCGGCGAACTTGTGCACCTTCTCGCCGTGCTCTTCCACTTCGGTGAACTTGGCGGCGCGCTGGCCTTGCAGTTCCCACAGCACGTGCGGCATGCCGACGCTCGGGAACACCAGGTTGTTCCAGCCGGTGGCGCGGCTGTCGTCGCGGTAGAACGTGCGCAGGTAGGTGTAGAGCCAGTCGTCGCCACGGGCGCGCGCGATCACCGACAGGTCCGGCGGCTGCGCGCCGAAGAAGGCCTTGGCTTCCTTCGGCTGCATGGCGATGTTCATGGTCTCGCCCACCTTGTCCGCGGTGAACAGCAGGTTCTCGCGGATCTGGTCGTCGGTCAGGCCGATGTCCTTGAGCCGGTTGTAGCGCATCATCGACGCGCCGTGGCAGTTCAGGCAGTAGTTGACGAACACCTTGGCGCCGCGCTGCAGCGACGACAGGTCGGCGGTGTTCACCGGCGCCGGCTCGAGGGGGAAGCCCCCCTCGGATGCCATGGCGGGCGCGCCGGCAATGCAGGCGCCGGCCAGCGCGAGGATCGAAAGCAGCTTTTTCATCTTGTGTCCTTGTGCTCTTGTCGGGGTTCGCTTCGCTCAGTGCGGGTGGAACGTGACACGCTCCGGGACCGGCTTGAACTCGCCGACACGGCTCCACAGCGGCATGGTCAGGAAGAAGGCGAAGTACAGCAGCGTACCCAGCTGCGACACCTTCTCACCAACCGGCGACGGCGGTTGCACGCCGAGATAGCCGAGCACCAGGAACACCACCACGAAGACGATCAGGATGGTCTTGTGGAAAGCGGGACGATAGCGGATGGACTTGACCGGCGAGCAGTCGAGCCACGGCAGGAAGAACAGGATCACCACCGAGCCGCCCATCACCAGCACGCCCCAGAACTTGGCGTCGATGAAATAGAAGCCCACGGCCAGGATCACCGCGATGGCGATGGCACCGATCTTCACGCGCGCATCCTTGCTGCGCAGGAACACCATGCCGAGCAGCAGCGCGAAGAACACCCACAGGATCGGCAGGAAGTTCGACGTGGTGGCGCGCAGCATCGAGTAGAACGGCGTGAAGTACCAGACCGGCGCAATGTGCGGCGGGGTCTTCAGCGGATCGGCCGGGAAGAAGTTGTTGGCTTCCAGGAAATAGCCGCCCACTTCGGGGAAGAAGAAGATCACGGCCGAGAACAGGATCAGGAAGCCGCCCACGCCGAGCAGGTCATGCACCGAGTAGTACGGGTGGAACGGGATGCCGTCCAGCGGGATACCGTTTTCGTCCTTCTTGGCCTTGATCTCGACGCCGTCCGGGTTGTTCGAGCCCACTTCGTGCAGCGCAATGATGTGCGCGATCACCAGGCCCAGCAGCACCAGCGGCACGGCGATGACGTGGAACGAGAAGAAACGGTTCAGGGTCGCGTCGCTGACCACGTAATCGCCGCGGATAAACAGCGACAGGTCCTGGCCGATCACCGGAATGGCCGAGAACAGGTTCACGATCACCTGGGCGCCCCAGTACGACATCTGGCCCCACGGCAGCAGGTAGCCCATAAAGGCTTCGGCCATCAGGCACAGGAAGATCAGGCAGCCGAAGATCCAGACCAGCTCGCGCGGCTTGCGGTACGAACCGTACAGCAGGCCCCGGAACATATGCAGGTAGACCACGACAAAGAAGGCCGAGGCGCCGGTCGAGTGCATGTAGCGCACCAGCCAGCCCCACGGCACTTCGCGCATGATGTATTCCACGCTGGCAAAGGCCACGGGAATGCCGGCGGCGTTCAGCGTGCCGTCCGGCTTGTAGTTCATCACCAGGAAGATGCCGGTGACGATCTGGATCACCAGCACCAGCAGCGCCAGCGAACCGAAGAAGTACCAGAAGTTGAAGTTCTTCGGCGCGTAGTAGCGCGACAGGTGGTCTTCCCACAGCTGGGTCGCGGGAAAGCGGGCGTCGATCCAGCCCAGCAGGCCGGTCGTCTTGACTTGTTTTTCGGCCGCCATGATCAGGCTTCTCCTTTCTCGTCCTTGCCGATCACGATCTTGCTGTCGGACAGGAACTGGTAGGGGGGAACATCGAGATTCTGCGGAGCCGGCTTGTTCTTGAAGACGCGCCCGGCCAGATCGAAGGTCGACCCGTGGCAGGGGCAGAGGAAACCGGGATCAGTGCCGAGCTGAG
The window above is part of the Cupriavidus taiwanensis LMG 19424 genome. Proteins encoded here:
- a CDS encoding cytochrome c1, giving the protein MKKLLSILALAGACIAGAPAMASEGGFPLEPAPVNTADLSSLQRGAKVFVNYCLNCHGASMMRYNRLKDIGLTDDQIRENLLFTADKVGETMNIAMQPKEAKAFFGAQPPDLSVIARARGDDWLYTYLRTFYRDDSRATGWNNLVFPSVGMPHVLWELQGQRAAKFTEVEEHGEKVHKFAGFEQLSPGKLSKVEYDQMTADLVSFLDWMAEPAQNHRKRLGVWVLLFLGVFTVFAWRLNAAYWKDVK
- a CDS encoding glutathione S-transferase N-terminal domain-containing protein encodes the protein MMVLYSGTTCPFSQRCRLVLFEKGMDFEIRDVDLFNKPEDISVMNPYGQVPILVERDLILYESNIINEYIDERFPHPQLMPADPVQRARARLFLFNFEKELFTHVYTLENEKGKAAEKNHERARAAIRDRLTQLAPIFVKNKYMLGEEFSMLDVAIAPLLWRLDHYGIELSKNAAPLLKYAERIFSRPAYIEALTPSEKVMRR
- a CDS encoding ClpXP protease specificity-enhancing factor; translated protein: MPETSTKPYLIRAIYEWCTDNGFTPYIAVFVDANTNVPREFVKNNEIVLNVSFDATSGLDMGNEWITFSARFGGVSRKIDVPVENVLAIYARENGQGMAFPVERSLPETQAATERENNPPPKLAPVEAETPATTSDTGPGDDDTPPPVPRIGGKKPALKVVK
- a CDS encoding class I adenylate-forming enzyme family protein, with the protein product MENLPASTESRRIGRIALGDVLYRSAIRFGARVAVVDGDRRLSYRELDDLSSQFADYLLEAHPEPVQVATLCANSADMVVAINGIHKAGHVWVPVNILLDPAQIGYILRHAEVSCIVADEALSTQPQIAELLHGLDLPVILVRAGAGSTGGRTLANVTRGRPAALPAVDIDSGQPALIMYTSGTTGNPKGAVHSHASVYSAVLANVSALAYTEKDVVSGMLPLFHCGQHVAMATALAAGASVVLARGFSAQATIDAIARERITLLIGLPMMYAAILDDPRAPSADFSSLRLCMYAMAAMPRVLVDRIAAAMCSDIVLVTGQTEMYPVTMSFRPVEHPHRDANYWGTSTVVCETALMDDDGRLLGPGEVGEIVHRGPNVMLGYFKDPAATESVQKYGWHHTGDLGTFDEDGQLLFLDRKKDMIKTGGENVASIRVESAILSHPAIASAAVVGLPHPHWSEAICAFVVLKPDSECSEQELIAHCRPHLGKFETPKAVKFIEALPLTATGKVQKHILRKQYENCFASENP
- a CDS encoding cytochrome b; translation: MAAEKQVKTTGLLGWIDARFPATQLWEDHLSRYYAPKNFNFWYFFGSLALLVLVIQIVTGIFLVMNYKPDGTLNAAGIPVAFASVEYIMREVPWGWLVRYMHSTGASAFFVVVYLHMFRGLLYGSYRKPRELVWIFGCLIFLCLMAEAFMGYLLPWGQMSYWGAQVIVNLFSAIPVIGQDLSLFIRGDYVVSDATLNRFFSFHVIAVPLVLLGLVIAHIIALHEVGSNNPDGVEIKAKKDENGIPLDGIPFHPYYSVHDLLGVGGFLILFSAVIFFFPEVGGYFLEANNFFPADPLKTPPHIAPVWYFTPFYSMLRATTSNFLPILWVFFALLLGMVFLRSKDARVKIGAIAIAVILAVGFYFIDAKFWGVLVMGGSVVILFFLPWLDCSPVKSIRYRPAFHKTILIVFVVVFLVLGYLGVQPPSPVGEKVSQLGTLLYFAFFLTMPLWSRVGEFKPVPERVTFHPH
- a CDS encoding acyl-CoA dehydrogenase family protein — protein: MASGGKASCASEPPVRRTTGDNVTTSLSQFELSPEQREIYEQAFRFARAELAPLLPRMDDEDWYPETLMPMLGAAGYLGITAPPEYGGSGMDLFSAGMVGEAFGYWNANAGFIWGPHENLCLNNILRNGTDEQKRRYLPKLCSGEWVGALALTEPGAGSDALGSMRTAARRDGDHYVLNGRKMFISNGPVADVVLVYAKTEPTLGAKGISAFIVEKGFPGFSVAQKLNKMGWRGAPTGELVFDECRVPARNLVGGENRGVAVVMSGLDIERAFLALSCIGSAQRCLDLSLEYASTRQQFGKPIESFQLVQAMLADMFVELEAARALAYRALMACNDLERGGGGRGDIHKLCAASILKVAEMLLSVTDKAVQIHGGSGFIWETEVNRHYRNAKLATIGGGTSEVRRLIIAEELLRATH